One genomic region from Epinephelus fuscoguttatus linkage group LG8, E.fuscoguttatus.final_Chr_v1 encodes:
- the esrp1 gene encoding epithelial splicing regulatory protein 1 isoform X1 yields MTAQVDYLVVVFTATSGASGELLGSDEKELVQLVWQLVDVKNKQLGKVNELLIKPDLSDLTEEKEVEDVVEKSEEEENRSGADNVSTATSLETALNLFHLQLTNEVNSAGAGTSVCLCTDGQLHIRQVIHPEAASKNILVPDCFYSFFDLRKEFKKHFPTSDLKALNVHIMAESLSIPIDVPAMWDPSATLDPSAILPPEAAVQQVQIMGSIVLALLSEPFNHTFSTQERVSEKFETGTCSKMEKVSDNTVIRARGLPWQSSDQDIARFFRGLNIAKGGAALCLNAQGRRNGEALVRFVSEEHRDLALQRHKHHMGNRYIEVYKATGEDFLKIAGGTSNEVAMFLSREDQIIVRMRGLPFTATHEQVLAFFCPEEGLKETCPVSGGKDGILFVRYPDGRPTGDAFVLFACEEHAQCALRKHKEILGRRYIELFKSTAAEVQQVLNRYSSAPLIPVTPAPLVSMLPSVSLLPPPVGIRDCLRLRGLPYTASIEDILTFLGEFTQDIRPHGVHMVLNQQGRPSGDCFIQMTSAERAIHASQRLHKHMMSSQRGANSRYVEVFPCSAEEMGLVLMGGSLSHTHTHTHNRNRSGTGLSPPPCKSRRLSPPSYSFAPAPPLMSTEAAAALYPPIGQVLLAPRPLPPGHAYYPASAQLYMNYAAYYPSPPGSPTTVGFFPSPSSLSSPGGLVRMPGLTYNSNGVKELINAVQGYQYTPEDALVHAHGPLHAHDPTGTLLTQPKEWSPVESVSLLSSSLMGQSGGGDAPLMSLPALMTKPAGQYLDLTLM; encoded by the exons atgACGGCGCAGGTAGACTACCTGGTGGTGGTTTTCACCGCCACATCTGGCGCGAGCGGAGAGCTGCTGGGATCCGACGAGAAGGAGCTCGTACAGTTGGTTTGGCAGCTGGTGGATGTAAAGAACAAACAG TTGGGCAAGGTGAATGAGCTCCTCATTAAGCCTGACCTCTCAGACTtgacagaagaaaaagaggtggaGGATGTGGTGGAGAAGAGCGAGGAAGAGGAGAACAGATCCGGAGCAGATAATGTCTCCACTGCCACAAGTCTTGAGACCGCATTAAACCTG tTTCATCTACAACTGACAAATGAGGTGAACAGCGCAGGCGCAGGCacgtcagtgtgtttgtgtacagacGGGCAGCTCCACATCCGTCAAGTTATTCACCCCGAGGCCGCGAGCAAG AACATCCTGGTCCCAGACTGTTTCTACTCTTTCTTTGACCTTCGGAAAGAGTTCAAGAAGCACTTCCCCACATCTGACCTCAAGGCTTTGAATGTACACATCATGGCAGAGT CTCTTAGTATACCTATTGATGTGCCCGCCATGTGGGATCCCTCAGCCACACTGGATCCGTCAGCCATATTGCCTCCAGAGGCAGCAGTGCAGCAGGTCCAGATTATGGGCAGCATTGTCCTTGCCCTGCTTTCTGAGCCATTCA ACCACACGTTTTCTACCCAGGAGAGAGTTAGTGAGAAGTTTGAGACTGGCACTTG cagtaAGATGGAGAAAGTGAGTGACAACACAGTGATCAGAGCCAGAGGGCTGCCGTGGCAGTCTTCTGATCAGGACATTGCCCGATTCTTCAGAGGACTCAACATTGCCAA AGGAGGGGCTGCGCTGTGTCTCAATGCTCAGGGGAGGAGGAACGGAGAAGCTCTTGTTCGTTTTGTCAGTGAAGAACACAGAGACCTGgcgctgcagagacacaaacaccacatgGGCAACAGATACATAGAG GTTTACAAAGCAACAGGGGAGGACTTCCTGAAGATAGCAGGAG GTACCTCCAATGAAGTAGCAATGTTCCTGTCCCGTGAGGACCAGATCATTGTGAGGATGCGAGGTCTCCCTTTCACCGCCACACACGAGCAGGTGCTTGCCTTCTTCTGCCCCGAGGAGGGCCTTAAAGAGACGTGTCCGGTCAGTGGTGGGAAGGACGGCATCCTATTTGTTCGCTATCCAGACGGGCGGCCCACTGGCGATGcctttgttttatttgcctGTGAGGAACACGCCCAGTGTGCCCTGAGGAAACACAAGGAGATCCTGGGGAGGAGATATATCGAGCTTTTCAAAAGTACAGCAGCAGAGGTCCAACAG gtgttgAACCGATACTCGTCAGCCCCTCTGATCCCCGTGACCCCTGCCCCCTTGGTGTCAATGCTGCCCTCAGTGTCTCTCCTGCCCCCTCCTGTTGGTATAAGGGACTGCCTGAGGCTAAGGGGGCTGCCATACACAGCGAGCATAGAGGACATTCTCACCTTCTTGGGCGAGTTTACACAAGATATCAGACCACATGGCGTGCACATGGTCCTCAACCAGCAG ggTCGTCCATCAGGCGACTGCTTCATCCAGATGACCTCTGCAGAGCGTGCTATTCATGCCTCACAGCGGCTCCACAAACACATGATGTCCAGCCAGCGTGGGGCCAACAGCCGCTACGTGGAGGTGTTCCCCTGCAGCGCAGAGGAGATGGGCCTGGTGCTGATGGGAGGctcgctctcacacacacatacacacacacacaaccggAACAGGAGTGGGACAGGGCTCAGCCCGCCGCCATGTAAGTCCAGAC GTTTATCTCCACCGTCCTACTCCTTCGCCCCTGCTCCACCTCTCATGTCcacagaggctgctgctgccctCTACCCTCCCATCGGTCAGGTGTTGCTGGCCCCACGCCCGCTGCCACCGGGACATGCCTACTATCCCGCTTCAGCTCAGCTATACATGAACTACGCAGCCTATTACCCGAG TCCACCTGGCTCACCTACCACCGTAGGCTTCTTCCCCTCcccctcatccctctcctccccaGGGGGGTTGGTGCGCATGCCGGGtctgacctacaacagcaacgGAGTCAAAGAACTCATTAATGCAGTGCAGGGATATCAG TACACCCCTGAGGATGCTCTTGTGCACGCCCACGGGCCTCTGCACGCTCACGACCCGACCGGGACATTGCTAACGCAGCCCAAAGAATGG agtCCCGTGGAGTCTGTTTCTCTCCTGAGCAGCAGCCTGATGGGTCAGTCAGGCGGAGGCGACGCTCCTCTCATGTCCCTCCCCGCTCTCATGACCAAGCCTGCAGGGCAGTACCTAGACCTGACCCTGATGTAG
- the esrp1 gene encoding epithelial splicing regulatory protein 1 isoform X2 — protein MTAQVDYLVVVFTATSGASGELLGSDEKELVQLVWQLVDVKNKQLGKVNELLIKPDLSDLTEEKEVEDVVEKSEEEENRSGADNVSTATSLETALNLFHLQLTNEVNSAGAGTSVCLCTDGQLHIRQVIHPEAASKNILVPDCFYSFFDLRKEFKKHFPTSDLKALNVHIMAESLSIPIDVPAMWDPSATLDPSAILPPEAAVQQVQIMGSIVLALLSEPFNHTFSTQERVSEKFETGTCSKMEKVSDNTVIRARGLPWQSSDQDIARFFRGLNIAKGGAALCLNAQGRRNGEALVRFVSEEHRDLALQRHKHHMGNRYIEVYKATGEDFLKIAGGTSNEVAMFLSREDQIIVRMRGLPFTATHEQVLAFFCPEEGLKETCPVSGGKDGILFVRYPDGRPTGDAFVLFACEEHAQCALRKHKEILGRRYIELFKSTAAEVQQVLNRYSSAPLIPVTPAPLVSMLPSVSLLPPPVGIRDCLRLRGLPYTASIEDILTFLGEFTQDIRPHGVHMVLNQQGRPSGDCFIQMTSAERAIHASQRLHKHMMSSQRGANSRYVEVFPCSAEEMGLVLMGGSLSHTHTHTHNRNRSGTGLSPPPCLSPPSYSFAPAPPLMSTEAAAALYPPIGQVLLAPRPLPPGHAYYPASAQLYMNYAAYYPSPPGSPTTVGFFPSPSSLSSPGGLVRMPGLTYNSNGVKELINAVQGYQYTPEDALVHAHGPLHAHDPTGTLLTQPKEWSPVESVSLLSSSLMGQSGGGDAPLMSLPALMTKPAGQYLDLTLM, from the exons atgACGGCGCAGGTAGACTACCTGGTGGTGGTTTTCACCGCCACATCTGGCGCGAGCGGAGAGCTGCTGGGATCCGACGAGAAGGAGCTCGTACAGTTGGTTTGGCAGCTGGTGGATGTAAAGAACAAACAG TTGGGCAAGGTGAATGAGCTCCTCATTAAGCCTGACCTCTCAGACTtgacagaagaaaaagaggtggaGGATGTGGTGGAGAAGAGCGAGGAAGAGGAGAACAGATCCGGAGCAGATAATGTCTCCACTGCCACAAGTCTTGAGACCGCATTAAACCTG tTTCATCTACAACTGACAAATGAGGTGAACAGCGCAGGCGCAGGCacgtcagtgtgtttgtgtacagacGGGCAGCTCCACATCCGTCAAGTTATTCACCCCGAGGCCGCGAGCAAG AACATCCTGGTCCCAGACTGTTTCTACTCTTTCTTTGACCTTCGGAAAGAGTTCAAGAAGCACTTCCCCACATCTGACCTCAAGGCTTTGAATGTACACATCATGGCAGAGT CTCTTAGTATACCTATTGATGTGCCCGCCATGTGGGATCCCTCAGCCACACTGGATCCGTCAGCCATATTGCCTCCAGAGGCAGCAGTGCAGCAGGTCCAGATTATGGGCAGCATTGTCCTTGCCCTGCTTTCTGAGCCATTCA ACCACACGTTTTCTACCCAGGAGAGAGTTAGTGAGAAGTTTGAGACTGGCACTTG cagtaAGATGGAGAAAGTGAGTGACAACACAGTGATCAGAGCCAGAGGGCTGCCGTGGCAGTCTTCTGATCAGGACATTGCCCGATTCTTCAGAGGACTCAACATTGCCAA AGGAGGGGCTGCGCTGTGTCTCAATGCTCAGGGGAGGAGGAACGGAGAAGCTCTTGTTCGTTTTGTCAGTGAAGAACACAGAGACCTGgcgctgcagagacacaaacaccacatgGGCAACAGATACATAGAG GTTTACAAAGCAACAGGGGAGGACTTCCTGAAGATAGCAGGAG GTACCTCCAATGAAGTAGCAATGTTCCTGTCCCGTGAGGACCAGATCATTGTGAGGATGCGAGGTCTCCCTTTCACCGCCACACACGAGCAGGTGCTTGCCTTCTTCTGCCCCGAGGAGGGCCTTAAAGAGACGTGTCCGGTCAGTGGTGGGAAGGACGGCATCCTATTTGTTCGCTATCCAGACGGGCGGCCCACTGGCGATGcctttgttttatttgcctGTGAGGAACACGCCCAGTGTGCCCTGAGGAAACACAAGGAGATCCTGGGGAGGAGATATATCGAGCTTTTCAAAAGTACAGCAGCAGAGGTCCAACAG gtgttgAACCGATACTCGTCAGCCCCTCTGATCCCCGTGACCCCTGCCCCCTTGGTGTCAATGCTGCCCTCAGTGTCTCTCCTGCCCCCTCCTGTTGGTATAAGGGACTGCCTGAGGCTAAGGGGGCTGCCATACACAGCGAGCATAGAGGACATTCTCACCTTCTTGGGCGAGTTTACACAAGATATCAGACCACATGGCGTGCACATGGTCCTCAACCAGCAG ggTCGTCCATCAGGCGACTGCTTCATCCAGATGACCTCTGCAGAGCGTGCTATTCATGCCTCACAGCGGCTCCACAAACACATGATGTCCAGCCAGCGTGGGGCCAACAGCCGCTACGTGGAGGTGTTCCCCTGCAGCGCAGAGGAGATGGGCCTGGTGCTGATGGGAGGctcgctctcacacacacatacacacacacacaaccggAACAGGAGTGGGACAGGGCTCAGCCCGCCGCCAT GTTTATCTCCACCGTCCTACTCCTTCGCCCCTGCTCCACCTCTCATGTCcacagaggctgctgctgccctCTACCCTCCCATCGGTCAGGTGTTGCTGGCCCCACGCCCGCTGCCACCGGGACATGCCTACTATCCCGCTTCAGCTCAGCTATACATGAACTACGCAGCCTATTACCCGAG TCCACCTGGCTCACCTACCACCGTAGGCTTCTTCCCCTCcccctcatccctctcctccccaGGGGGGTTGGTGCGCATGCCGGGtctgacctacaacagcaacgGAGTCAAAGAACTCATTAATGCAGTGCAGGGATATCAG TACACCCCTGAGGATGCTCTTGTGCACGCCCACGGGCCTCTGCACGCTCACGACCCGACCGGGACATTGCTAACGCAGCCCAAAGAATGG agtCCCGTGGAGTCTGTTTCTCTCCTGAGCAGCAGCCTGATGGGTCAGTCAGGCGGAGGCGACGCTCCTCTCATGTCCCTCCCCGCTCTCATGACCAAGCCTGCAGGGCAGTACCTAGACCTGACCCTGATGTAG
- the esrp1 gene encoding epithelial splicing regulatory protein 1 isoform X4 — translation MTAQVDYLVVVFTATSGASGELLGSDEKELVQLVWQLVDVKNKQLGKVNELLIKPDLSDLTEEKEVEDVVEKSEEEENRSGADNVSTATSLETALNLFHLQLTNEVNSAGAGTSVCLCTDGQLHIRQVIHPEAASKNILVPDCFYSFFDLRKEFKKHFPTSDLKALNVHIMAESLSIPIDVPAMWDPSATLDPSAILPPEAAVQQVQIMGSIVLALLSEPFNHTFSTQERVSEKFETGTCSKMEKVSDNTVIRARGLPWQSSDQDIARFFRGLNIAKGGAALCLNAQGRRNGEALVRFVSEEHRDLALQRHKHHMGNRYIEVYKATGEDFLKIAGGTSNEVAMFLSREDQIIVRMRGLPFTATHEQVLAFFCPEEGLKETCPVSGGKDGILFVRYPDGRPTGDAFVLFACEEHAQCALRKHKEILGRRYIELFKSTAAEVQQVLNRYSSAPLIPVTPAPLVSMLPSVSLLPPPVGIRDCLRLRGLPYTASIEDILTFLGEFTQDIRPHGVHMVLNQQGRPSGDCFIQMTSAERAIHASQRLHKHMMSSQRGANSRYVEVFPCSAEEMGLVLMGGSLSHTHTHTHNRNRSGTGLSPPPCKSRRLSPPSYSFAPAPPLMSTEAAAALYPPIGQVLLAPRPLPPGHAYYPASAQLYMNYAAYYPSPPGSPTTVGFFPSPSSLSSPGGLVRMPGLTYNSNGVKELINAVQGYQYTPEDALVHAHGPLHAHDPTGTLLTQPKEWVCI, via the exons atgACGGCGCAGGTAGACTACCTGGTGGTGGTTTTCACCGCCACATCTGGCGCGAGCGGAGAGCTGCTGGGATCCGACGAGAAGGAGCTCGTACAGTTGGTTTGGCAGCTGGTGGATGTAAAGAACAAACAG TTGGGCAAGGTGAATGAGCTCCTCATTAAGCCTGACCTCTCAGACTtgacagaagaaaaagaggtggaGGATGTGGTGGAGAAGAGCGAGGAAGAGGAGAACAGATCCGGAGCAGATAATGTCTCCACTGCCACAAGTCTTGAGACCGCATTAAACCTG tTTCATCTACAACTGACAAATGAGGTGAACAGCGCAGGCGCAGGCacgtcagtgtgtttgtgtacagacGGGCAGCTCCACATCCGTCAAGTTATTCACCCCGAGGCCGCGAGCAAG AACATCCTGGTCCCAGACTGTTTCTACTCTTTCTTTGACCTTCGGAAAGAGTTCAAGAAGCACTTCCCCACATCTGACCTCAAGGCTTTGAATGTACACATCATGGCAGAGT CTCTTAGTATACCTATTGATGTGCCCGCCATGTGGGATCCCTCAGCCACACTGGATCCGTCAGCCATATTGCCTCCAGAGGCAGCAGTGCAGCAGGTCCAGATTATGGGCAGCATTGTCCTTGCCCTGCTTTCTGAGCCATTCA ACCACACGTTTTCTACCCAGGAGAGAGTTAGTGAGAAGTTTGAGACTGGCACTTG cagtaAGATGGAGAAAGTGAGTGACAACACAGTGATCAGAGCCAGAGGGCTGCCGTGGCAGTCTTCTGATCAGGACATTGCCCGATTCTTCAGAGGACTCAACATTGCCAA AGGAGGGGCTGCGCTGTGTCTCAATGCTCAGGGGAGGAGGAACGGAGAAGCTCTTGTTCGTTTTGTCAGTGAAGAACACAGAGACCTGgcgctgcagagacacaaacaccacatgGGCAACAGATACATAGAG GTTTACAAAGCAACAGGGGAGGACTTCCTGAAGATAGCAGGAG GTACCTCCAATGAAGTAGCAATGTTCCTGTCCCGTGAGGACCAGATCATTGTGAGGATGCGAGGTCTCCCTTTCACCGCCACACACGAGCAGGTGCTTGCCTTCTTCTGCCCCGAGGAGGGCCTTAAAGAGACGTGTCCGGTCAGTGGTGGGAAGGACGGCATCCTATTTGTTCGCTATCCAGACGGGCGGCCCACTGGCGATGcctttgttttatttgcctGTGAGGAACACGCCCAGTGTGCCCTGAGGAAACACAAGGAGATCCTGGGGAGGAGATATATCGAGCTTTTCAAAAGTACAGCAGCAGAGGTCCAACAG gtgttgAACCGATACTCGTCAGCCCCTCTGATCCCCGTGACCCCTGCCCCCTTGGTGTCAATGCTGCCCTCAGTGTCTCTCCTGCCCCCTCCTGTTGGTATAAGGGACTGCCTGAGGCTAAGGGGGCTGCCATACACAGCGAGCATAGAGGACATTCTCACCTTCTTGGGCGAGTTTACACAAGATATCAGACCACATGGCGTGCACATGGTCCTCAACCAGCAG ggTCGTCCATCAGGCGACTGCTTCATCCAGATGACCTCTGCAGAGCGTGCTATTCATGCCTCACAGCGGCTCCACAAACACATGATGTCCAGCCAGCGTGGGGCCAACAGCCGCTACGTGGAGGTGTTCCCCTGCAGCGCAGAGGAGATGGGCCTGGTGCTGATGGGAGGctcgctctcacacacacatacacacacacacaaccggAACAGGAGTGGGACAGGGCTCAGCCCGCCGCCATGTAAGTCCAGAC GTTTATCTCCACCGTCCTACTCCTTCGCCCCTGCTCCACCTCTCATGTCcacagaggctgctgctgccctCTACCCTCCCATCGGTCAGGTGTTGCTGGCCCCACGCCCGCTGCCACCGGGACATGCCTACTATCCCGCTTCAGCTCAGCTATACATGAACTACGCAGCCTATTACCCGAG TCCACCTGGCTCACCTACCACCGTAGGCTTCTTCCCCTCcccctcatccctctcctccccaGGGGGGTTGGTGCGCATGCCGGGtctgacctacaacagcaacgGAGTCAAAGAACTCATTAATGCAGTGCAGGGATATCAG TACACCCCTGAGGATGCTCTTGTGCACGCCCACGGGCCTCTGCACGCTCACGACCCGACCGGGACATTGCTAACGCAGCCCAAAGAATGGGTGTGTATTTAA
- the esrp1 gene encoding epithelial splicing regulatory protein 1 isoform X3, which produces MTAQVDYLVVVFTATSGASGELLGSDEKELVQLVWQLVDVKNKQLGKVNELLIKPDLSDLTEEKEVEDVVEKSEEEENRSGADNVSTATSLETALNLFHLQLTNEVNSAGAGTSVCLCTDGQLHIRQVIHPEAASKNILVPDCFYSFFDLRKEFKKHFPTSDLKALNVHIMAESLSIPIDVPAMWDPSATLDPSAILPPEAAVQQVQIMGSIVLALLSEPFNHTFSTQERVSEKFETGTCSKMEKVSDNTVIRARGLPWQSSDQDIARFFRGLNIAKGGAALCLNAQGRRNGEALVRFVSEEHRDLALQRHKHHMGNRYIEVYKATGEDFLKIAGGTSNEVAMFLSREDQIIVRMRGLPFTATHEQVLAFFCPEEGLKETCPVSGGKDGILFVRYPDGRPTGDAFVLFACEEHAQCALRKHKEILGRRYIELFKSTAAEVQQVLNRYSSAPLIPVTPAPLVSMLPSVSLLPPPVGIRDCLRLRGLPYTASIEDILTFLGEFTQDIRPHGVHMVLNQQGRPSGDCFIQMTSAERAIHASQRLHKHMMSSQRGANSRYVEVFPCSAEEMGLVLMGGSLSHTHTHTHNRNRSGTGLSPPPCKSRRLSPPSYSFAPAPPLMSTEAAAALYPPIGQVLLAPRPLPPGHAYYPASAQLYMNYAAYYPSPPGSPTTVGFFPSPSSLSSPGGLVRMPGLTYNSNGVKELINAVQGYQSPVESVSLLSSSLMGQSGGGDAPLMSLPALMTKPAGQYLDLTLM; this is translated from the exons atgACGGCGCAGGTAGACTACCTGGTGGTGGTTTTCACCGCCACATCTGGCGCGAGCGGAGAGCTGCTGGGATCCGACGAGAAGGAGCTCGTACAGTTGGTTTGGCAGCTGGTGGATGTAAAGAACAAACAG TTGGGCAAGGTGAATGAGCTCCTCATTAAGCCTGACCTCTCAGACTtgacagaagaaaaagaggtggaGGATGTGGTGGAGAAGAGCGAGGAAGAGGAGAACAGATCCGGAGCAGATAATGTCTCCACTGCCACAAGTCTTGAGACCGCATTAAACCTG tTTCATCTACAACTGACAAATGAGGTGAACAGCGCAGGCGCAGGCacgtcagtgtgtttgtgtacagacGGGCAGCTCCACATCCGTCAAGTTATTCACCCCGAGGCCGCGAGCAAG AACATCCTGGTCCCAGACTGTTTCTACTCTTTCTTTGACCTTCGGAAAGAGTTCAAGAAGCACTTCCCCACATCTGACCTCAAGGCTTTGAATGTACACATCATGGCAGAGT CTCTTAGTATACCTATTGATGTGCCCGCCATGTGGGATCCCTCAGCCACACTGGATCCGTCAGCCATATTGCCTCCAGAGGCAGCAGTGCAGCAGGTCCAGATTATGGGCAGCATTGTCCTTGCCCTGCTTTCTGAGCCATTCA ACCACACGTTTTCTACCCAGGAGAGAGTTAGTGAGAAGTTTGAGACTGGCACTTG cagtaAGATGGAGAAAGTGAGTGACAACACAGTGATCAGAGCCAGAGGGCTGCCGTGGCAGTCTTCTGATCAGGACATTGCCCGATTCTTCAGAGGACTCAACATTGCCAA AGGAGGGGCTGCGCTGTGTCTCAATGCTCAGGGGAGGAGGAACGGAGAAGCTCTTGTTCGTTTTGTCAGTGAAGAACACAGAGACCTGgcgctgcagagacacaaacaccacatgGGCAACAGATACATAGAG GTTTACAAAGCAACAGGGGAGGACTTCCTGAAGATAGCAGGAG GTACCTCCAATGAAGTAGCAATGTTCCTGTCCCGTGAGGACCAGATCATTGTGAGGATGCGAGGTCTCCCTTTCACCGCCACACACGAGCAGGTGCTTGCCTTCTTCTGCCCCGAGGAGGGCCTTAAAGAGACGTGTCCGGTCAGTGGTGGGAAGGACGGCATCCTATTTGTTCGCTATCCAGACGGGCGGCCCACTGGCGATGcctttgttttatttgcctGTGAGGAACACGCCCAGTGTGCCCTGAGGAAACACAAGGAGATCCTGGGGAGGAGATATATCGAGCTTTTCAAAAGTACAGCAGCAGAGGTCCAACAG gtgttgAACCGATACTCGTCAGCCCCTCTGATCCCCGTGACCCCTGCCCCCTTGGTGTCAATGCTGCCCTCAGTGTCTCTCCTGCCCCCTCCTGTTGGTATAAGGGACTGCCTGAGGCTAAGGGGGCTGCCATACACAGCGAGCATAGAGGACATTCTCACCTTCTTGGGCGAGTTTACACAAGATATCAGACCACATGGCGTGCACATGGTCCTCAACCAGCAG ggTCGTCCATCAGGCGACTGCTTCATCCAGATGACCTCTGCAGAGCGTGCTATTCATGCCTCACAGCGGCTCCACAAACACATGATGTCCAGCCAGCGTGGGGCCAACAGCCGCTACGTGGAGGTGTTCCCCTGCAGCGCAGAGGAGATGGGCCTGGTGCTGATGGGAGGctcgctctcacacacacatacacacacacacaaccggAACAGGAGTGGGACAGGGCTCAGCCCGCCGCCATGTAAGTCCAGAC GTTTATCTCCACCGTCCTACTCCTTCGCCCCTGCTCCACCTCTCATGTCcacagaggctgctgctgccctCTACCCTCCCATCGGTCAGGTGTTGCTGGCCCCACGCCCGCTGCCACCGGGACATGCCTACTATCCCGCTTCAGCTCAGCTATACATGAACTACGCAGCCTATTACCCGAG TCCACCTGGCTCACCTACCACCGTAGGCTTCTTCCCCTCcccctcatccctctcctccccaGGGGGGTTGGTGCGCATGCCGGGtctgacctacaacagcaacgGAGTCAAAGAACTCATTAATGCAGTGCAGGGATATCAG agtCCCGTGGAGTCTGTTTCTCTCCTGAGCAGCAGCCTGATGGGTCAGTCAGGCGGAGGCGACGCTCCTCTCATGTCCCTCCCCGCTCTCATGACCAAGCCTGCAGGGCAGTACCTAGACCTGACCCTGATGTAG